In the genome of Nocardioides seonyuensis, one region contains:
- a CDS encoding TetR/AcrR family transcriptional regulator, with amino-acid sequence MPIELPRADEPPRERADAARNRELLLAAAERLIDRHGIDHVTMDAVAHEAGVGKGTVFRRFESREGLMAAVLNRSETAWQRAVLSGPPPLGPGAPAMERLLAFGHSRLRTNLQHGRLIRAAGHAGARSYAAVSFAAMHVRYLLGELGVRGDLALLATALLAPLEAPILEQQTVTEQMELARIEAGWDDLVRRVVTG; translated from the coding sequence GTGCCCATCGAGCTTCCCCGCGCAGACGAGCCGCCCCGCGAGCGCGCGGACGCCGCGCGCAACCGGGAGCTGCTCCTGGCCGCGGCCGAGAGGCTCATCGACAGGCACGGGATCGACCACGTGACCATGGATGCCGTGGCGCACGAGGCCGGGGTCGGCAAGGGCACGGTGTTCCGGCGGTTCGAGAGCCGCGAAGGGCTGATGGCGGCCGTCCTGAACCGCTCGGAGACGGCTTGGCAACGGGCCGTCCTCTCCGGGCCGCCTCCACTCGGACCCGGGGCACCTGCCATGGAGCGTCTGCTGGCCTTCGGCCACTCCCGGCTGAGGACCAACCTCCAGCACGGGCGGCTCATCCGGGCCGCCGGGCATGCCGGCGCCCGCTCCTACGCGGCCGTCTCCTTCGCTGCCATGCACGTGCGCTACCTGCTCGGGGAGCTCGGCGTCCGCGGAGACCTGGCTCTGTTGGCGACGGCACTGCTCGCGCCCCTGGAGGCCCCGATCCTGGAGCAGCAGACCGTCACGGAGCAGATGGAGCTGGCACGGATCGAGGCCGGGTGGGACGACCTCGTGCGTCGGGTCGTGACGGGCTGA